A stretch of Amycolatopsis balhimycina FH 1894 DNA encodes these proteins:
- the rpsF gene encoding 30S ribosomal protein S6, giving the protein MSRHYEVMVILDPTLDERTVAPTLDTFLNVIRTSGGSVEKVDVWGRRRLSYEIKKHAEGIYALLDLNSSSDAVKELDRQLSLQETVLRTKVMRREIKRAAAKPVAAKA; this is encoded by the coding sequence GTGTCACGCCATTACGAGGTAATGGTCATCCTGGACCCCACGCTCGACGAGCGCACTGTCGCTCCGACGCTGGACACCTTCCTCAACGTGATCCGCACTTCGGGCGGAAGCGTCGAGAAGGTCGACGTCTGGGGCCGGCGCCGGCTCTCGTACGAGATCAAGAAGCACGCCGAGGGCATCTACGCGCTCCTCGACCTGAACTCGTCTTCGGACGCGGTGAAGGAGCTGGACCGCCAGCTGTCGCTGCAGGAGACCGTGCTCCGCACCAAGGTCATGCGTCGCGAGATCAAGCGCGCCGCGGCCAAGCCCGTCGCCGCCAAGGCCTGA
- a CDS encoding single-stranded DNA-binding protein gives MAGDTVITVIGNLTSDPELRFTPSGAAVANFTVASTPRTLDKQSGEWKDGEALFLRCNIWRQAAENVAESLTRGARVVVQGRLKQRSFETKEGEKRTVVELEVDEIGPSLRYATAKVNKVSRGGGGSDFGGGGGGGNRGGGGGGMPADDPWGSAPAASSGSGSGGGGFSDEPPF, from the coding sequence ATGGCTGGAGACACCGTCATCACGGTGATCGGCAACCTCACGTCCGACCCGGAACTGCGCTTCACCCCGTCCGGTGCGGCGGTCGCGAACTTCACCGTCGCGTCCACGCCCCGCACGCTCGACAAGCAGTCGGGTGAGTGGAAGGACGGCGAGGCGCTGTTCCTGCGCTGCAACATCTGGCGGCAGGCGGCGGAGAACGTCGCCGAGTCCCTGACCCGCGGCGCCCGCGTCGTCGTGCAGGGCCGTCTGAAGCAGCGGTCGTTCGAGACGAAGGAAGGCGAGAAGCGGACCGTCGTCGAGCTCGAGGTCGACGAGATCGGCCCCTCGCTGCGCTACGCCACGGCCAAGGTCAACAAGGTCAGCCGCGGTGGCGGCGGCAGTGACTTCGGCGGCGGCGGTGGCGGGGGAAACCGCGGCGGCGGCGGTGGCGGAATGCCGGCCGACGACCCGTGGGGCTCCGCCCCGGCCGCGAGCAGCGGCAGCGGCAGTGGCGGCGGCGGCTTCTCGGACGAGCCCCCCTTCTGA
- the rpsR gene encoding 30S ribosomal protein S18, whose protein sequence is MAKPPIRKPKKKVCVFCKAEKKGRPELIDYKDTNLLRKYISDRGKIRARRVTGNCSQHQRDIAIAVKNSREMALLPYTSTAR, encoded by the coding sequence GTGGCCAAGCCACCCATTCGCAAGCCCAAGAAGAAGGTCTGCGTGTTCTGCAAGGCCGAGAAGAAGGGCCGCCCGGAACTGATCGACTACAAGGACACCAACCTGCTGCGGAAGTACATCTCCGACCGCGGCAAGATCCGTGCCCGTCGCGTCACCGGCAACTGCAGCCAGCACCAGCGTGACATCGCCATCGCGGTCAAGAACTCCCGCGAAATGGCGCTGCTGCCCTACACCTCGACCGCGCGCTAA
- the rplI gene encoding 50S ribosomal protein L9: MAKIILTTDVANLGGPGDIVEVKDGYARNYLLPRGYAIVASKGAEKNVRTIQRAQESRRIRDLDHAKEIKATLEGLGAIQLTGKAAEGSKKLFGSITSAEIVDAIKAAGGPLLDKRVIELRDHIKTVGKHSVGARLHPDVKVEVRLEVKAVAQ; this comes from the coding sequence ATGGCGAAGATCATCCTCACCACGGACGTGGCCAACCTGGGCGGCCCCGGCGACATCGTCGAGGTCAAGGACGGTTACGCGCGCAACTACCTGCTCCCGCGGGGCTACGCCATCGTGGCTTCCAAGGGCGCGGAGAAGAACGTGCGCACGATCCAGCGCGCGCAGGAGAGCCGTCGCATCCGCGACCTCGACCACGCCAAGGAGATCAAGGCGACGCTGGAGGGCCTCGGCGCCATCCAGCTCACCGGCAAGGCGGCCGAGGGCTCGAAGAAGCTCTTCGGCTCGATCACCTCGGCCGAGATCGTGGACGCGATCAAGGCGGCCGGTGGCCCGCTGCTCGACAAGCGCGTCATCGAGCTGCGCGACCACATCAAGACCGTGGGCAAGCACTCGGTCGGCGCCCGGCTGCACCCGGACGTCAAGGTCGAGGTGCGGCTCGAGGTCAAGGCCGTCGCGCAGTAA
- a CDS encoding DUF3558 domain-containing protein, translated as MNHRLVLPGLVLAALALAGCSTKTDGTANPVASSAPGTASSTTGNGGGGNGAPKVSSPLDPAKLKSDVCSVLSASQRSSLGVEDGTPRSTSAGSSCAWVYKDDETRSSRVDIAADPNTDGLAGIYDLYAKGGKDQYEYWEPTEVSGYPGVYAATKDFRTQGQCKLLVGVTDSQAVQVFAQIGSGPGATAPCPYALKAAEAMIQTLKEG; from the coding sequence GTGAACCACCGGCTCGTCCTGCCCGGCCTGGTCCTCGCCGCGCTCGCCCTGGCCGGCTGCAGCACCAAGACCGACGGCACCGCCAACCCCGTCGCGTCCAGCGCGCCCGGCACCGCGAGCAGCACGACCGGCAACGGCGGTGGCGGCAACGGCGCACCCAAGGTGTCCAGCCCGCTCGACCCGGCGAAGCTGAAGTCCGACGTCTGTTCGGTGCTCTCCGCTTCGCAGCGCTCGTCGCTGGGTGTCGAGGACGGCACGCCGCGGTCGACGTCCGCCGGCTCGAGCTGCGCCTGGGTGTACAAGGACGACGAAACGCGCAGCAGCCGCGTCGACATCGCGGCCGACCCGAACACCGACGGCCTCGCCGGCATCTACGACCTCTACGCCAAGGGCGGCAAGGACCAGTACGAGTACTGGGAGCCGACCGAGGTCTCCGGCTACCCCGGGGTGTACGCCGCGACGAAGGACTTCCGCACCCAGGGGCAGTGCAAGCTGCTGGTGGGCGTGACGGACAGCCAGGCCGTCCAGGTCTTCGCGCAGATCGGCTCCGGCCCGGGCGCGACTGCGCCGTGCCCGTACGCGCTGAAGGCGGCCGAGGCGATGATCCAGACCTTGAAGGAGGGCTGA
- a CDS encoding ESX secretion-associated protein EspG, which produces MLDRQVTLSTGTLINLIRRRGGEPHTVLSETPAWYGEEAQRAEDERVNAELAKAGLFGPRGMHPGFVATVEAIARPQLEYYGWIDGGFQGKPVSYRLLAGSAGGEAFVLAKHEELDAVVIESTQPRRELLDDFLGQIPKLAPGRGTPLAVPKSRIEGTARRDEGGFAVLRNDRPAEGSQEVEELRRILALRRMGSGSLYVAARSRSGAWHRIERPVNYIDTSEGRWLTEEIPGRGENRIAFTPADQRVLADRLRSAQGRLTAA; this is translated from the coding sequence GTGCTGGACAGGCAGGTCACCCTCTCGACCGGCACCCTGATCAACCTGATCCGGCGCCGGGGCGGCGAGCCGCACACGGTGCTGTCCGAGACGCCGGCCTGGTACGGCGAAGAAGCCCAGCGCGCCGAGGACGAGCGGGTCAACGCCGAGCTCGCCAAGGCCGGGCTGTTCGGCCCGCGGGGCATGCACCCCGGGTTCGTCGCGACGGTCGAGGCGATCGCCCGGCCGCAGCTGGAGTACTACGGCTGGATCGACGGCGGGTTCCAGGGCAAGCCGGTGAGCTACCGGCTGCTGGCCGGCAGTGCCGGCGGCGAGGCGTTCGTGCTGGCCAAGCACGAGGAACTGGACGCCGTCGTCATCGAGTCGACACAGCCCCGAAGGGAGCTGCTCGACGACTTCCTCGGTCAGATCCCGAAGCTGGCGCCCGGGCGCGGGACGCCGCTCGCGGTGCCGAAGAGCCGGATCGAGGGAACCGCCCGCCGGGACGAAGGCGGGTTCGCGGTGCTCCGCAACGACCGCCCGGCCGAGGGTTCGCAGGAGGTCGAGGAGCTCCGGCGGATCCTGGCGCTACGCCGAATGGGGAGTGGCAGCCTCTACGTCGCGGCCCGGAGCCGCAGCGGCGCGTGGCACCGGATCGAACGCCCGGTGAACTACATCGATACCTCGGAAGGCCGATGGCTGACCGAGGAGATACCGGGCCGTGGCGAGAACCGGATCGCCTTCACCCCGGCCGACCAGCGCGTTCTCGCTGACCGGTTACGCAGCGCACAGGGCCGGCTCACCGCGGCCTGA
- the dnaB gene encoding replicative DNA helicase has translation MALTDDRGPMYAESDPGPSDPGSGGFDRQPPQDMAAEQSVLGGMLLSKDAVADVIEALGPDDFYRPAHQAIYDCILDLYGRGEPADPITVSAELERRGELGRVGGAPYLHTLIATVPTAANAGYYAEIVSEKAVLRRLVEAGTRIVQYGYGAAAADGANIDEVVDRAQAAIYDVTERRTSEDYVALEELLQPTMDEIDAIASRGGQSQGIPTGFTDFDELTNGLHPGQMIIVAARPGVGKSTLGLDFARSASIRHGLTSVIFSLEMSRTEIVMRMLSAEAKIRLADMRGGKMSDDDWTRLARRMSEVSEAPLFVDDSPNMTMMEIRAKARRLKQRNDLKLVVLDYLQLMTSGKRVESRQQEVSEFSRQMKLLAKEIEVPVIAISQLNRGPEQRTDKRPMLSDLRESGSLEQDADLVILVNRPDAWERDDPRAGEADLIIAKHRAGPTATITVAHQLHYSRFVDLSHD, from the coding sequence GTGGCGCTGACCGACGACCGCGGTCCGATGTATGCGGAGTCCGACCCGGGTCCGAGTGATCCGGGCTCCGGCGGCTTCGACCGCCAGCCACCGCAGGACATGGCGGCCGAGCAGTCCGTCCTCGGCGGCATGCTGCTGTCCAAGGACGCGGTCGCCGACGTCATCGAAGCGCTCGGCCCCGACGACTTCTACCGGCCCGCGCACCAGGCGATCTACGACTGCATCCTCGACCTCTACGGCCGCGGCGAGCCCGCCGACCCGATCACGGTGTCGGCGGAGCTGGAGCGGCGCGGCGAGCTGGGCCGCGTCGGCGGCGCGCCCTACCTGCACACGTTGATCGCGACGGTGCCGACAGCGGCGAACGCGGGCTACTACGCCGAGATCGTCTCGGAGAAGGCGGTGCTGCGCCGGCTCGTCGAGGCGGGCACCCGGATCGTGCAGTACGGCTACGGCGCGGCCGCGGCCGACGGCGCGAACATCGACGAGGTGGTCGACCGCGCGCAGGCCGCGATCTACGACGTCACCGAGCGGCGGACCAGCGAGGACTACGTCGCGCTGGAAGAGCTGTTGCAGCCGACGATGGACGAGATCGACGCGATCGCGTCGCGCGGCGGCCAGTCGCAGGGCATCCCGACCGGGTTCACCGACTTCGACGAGCTGACCAACGGGCTGCACCCGGGTCAGATGATCATCGTCGCCGCCCGGCCCGGTGTCGGCAAGTCGACACTGGGCCTCGACTTCGCGCGCTCGGCGTCGATCCGGCACGGCCTGACCAGCGTCATCTTCTCCCTGGAAATGAGCCGGACCGAGATCGTCATGCGCATGCTCTCGGCCGAGGCGAAGATCCGTCTCGCCGACATGCGCGGTGGCAAGATGTCCGACGACGACTGGACGCGGCTGGCCCGCCGGATGAGCGAGGTGTCCGAGGCGCCGCTGTTCGTCGACGACTCGCCGAACATGACGATGATGGAGATCCGGGCCAAGGCGCGGCGGCTGAAGCAGCGCAACGACCTGAAGCTCGTCGTCCTCGACTACCTCCAGCTGATGACGTCCGGCAAGCGCGTCGAGTCGCGGCAGCAGGAAGTCTCGGAGTTCTCCCGGCAGATGAAGCTGCTGGCGAAGGAGATCGAGGTCCCGGTGATCGCGATCAGCCAGCTGAACCGTGGTCCGGAACAGCGCACGGACAAGCGCCCGATGCTGTCCGACCTGCGTGAGTCCGGCTCACTGGAGCAGGACGCCGACCTCGTCATCCTGGTCAACCGCCCGGACGCCTGGGAGCGGGA